Within the Marasmius oreades isolate 03SP1 chromosome 10, whole genome shotgun sequence genome, the region ATGTCGACTGGGCGAAGGTCAAAGCGAACGGGATTTCATTCGCTTTTATGAAAGCGACCGACGGAACCTGTACGTTTACCTCCGCAAACGATGGCCGGGCAATTTTGCTGACTGGTAATCTAGCGTTCAAGGACCCCTCGTTTTCATCTCATTTCACTGATGCCACGAATGCTGGCCTTATTCGTGGAGCGTATCACTTTGCCCGTCCAGACGCAAGCTCAGGAGCTGCGCAAGCTAATTTCTTTTTGTCTAATGGGGGTAAGCAGTTTCCTTAACTCAGAGTTCAATTCAGCGCAAATAACTAAGTCGTTCATAGGTGGATGGTCGGCTGATGGAATCACTTTCCCTGGTGTATTGGACATTGAGTGTATGATCCATTTCATGCTGTGAGGAACGAACTGATGTCTAACGACACGTGCAAAATCGGAACAGTTAATCCAAATGGCGCCAATTGTTACGGTCTGAGTCCCGCTGCCATGGTCAGCTGGGTCAAGGATTTTTCAGATACGTACCACGCAAAGACCACTAGGTGAAGCGACACCTTGCTACTTTCTAATTCCTGATACTGATGCGTTATCCTAGGTTCCCGAGTGAGTGGACCGTCTACCCCATATTTGTGACGTTAGAATTTACCCGTCTGCTACCACGCAGTCATCTACACAAACACGAACTGGTGGAAAGAATGCACCGGTAACAGCGCAGCGTTCGCTTCCAATCCACTTTGGATTGCTCGCTTCACCACTGCCGCTACTCCTGGTGAATTACCGGCGGGTTGGCCGTGAGTTCCTTTCGGTTCTATTTGAATGGTTGAGCCAAGATTGAGATCAAATATTTATTAGAACGTTCACTTTCTGGCAATTTGCGGATCATGGTTCCAATCCTGGCGATGCAGACAATTTTAACGGTGATCTTGCAGCGCTCAAAAAGTAAGCAAATCCACTAGTTTTCAGAGACCCGATTGATTACATTGGAAACTTAATTCTGGATTGCAGAATCGCTACTGGATAGTTGCTTCTCAGGTCgatatattatatat harbors:
- a CDS encoding uncharacterized protein (CAZy:GH25), yielding MKSLHLLLSLLPLTLAATIEKRANPQGIDVSHFQPNVDWAKVKANGISFAFMKATDGTSFKDPSFSSHFTDATNAGLIRGAYHFARPDASSGAAQANFFLSNGGGWSADGITFPGVLDIEFNPNGANCYGLSPAAMVSWVKDFSDTYHAKTTRFPIIYTNTNWWKECTGNSAAFASNPLWIARFTTAATPGELPAGWPTFTFWQFADHGSNPGDADNFNGDLAALKKIATG